TCCCCGGAGCGCCCCAGCATGAAGCTCGAGCTCCCTGCGCTGTCCCTCGTCGCTCTCGTCGGCCCCTCGGGCTGCGGTAAGTCGACGTTCGCCGCGCGGCACTTCAAGCCGACCGAGGTCCTGTCGTCCGACTTCTGCCGCGGCCTGGCCTCCGACGACGAGAACGACCAGGCCGCGACCAAGGATGCCTTCGAGATTCTCTACTTCATCGCCCGCAAGCGTCTCGCCGCGGGCCGCCTAGTCGTCGTGGACGCCACGAACGTGAGGGCCGAAGACCGCAAGCGCCTCATCGACCTGGCGCGCGAGTACCACGTCGTGCCGGTCGCCATCGTCTTCGACGTGCCCGAGGCCGTCTGCCACGAGCGCAACGCCACGCGTCCCAACCGTGACTTCGGCCGCCACGTCGTCCGCCAGCAGGCCCAGAGCCTCCGCCGCTCGCTGCGCAACCTCGGGCGCGAGGGGTTCCGCCGCGTGACGATCCTGAAGACGCAGGAGGAGATCGACGCGCTGACCATCGAGCGCGTGCCGTTGTGGGTCGACCGCCGTAGCGACAGCGGTCCGTTCGACATCATCGGGGACGTGCACGGCTGCCACGACGAGCTCGTCGATCTGCTGACGCGGCTCGGCTACGTCATCGAGGAGGGCGGTCAGGTCGCGCGTCATCCCGAAGGGCGCAAGGCGGTCTTCCTCGGCGACCTGGTCGACCGAGGCCCCGGCGTCCCCTCGGTGCTGCGTCTGGCAATGGGAAGCGTGGGTGCGGGGACGGCCCTGTGCGTGCCGGGGAACCACGACATCAAGCTGATGCGCAAGCTGCGCGGCCGCGACGTCCGCATCACGCATGGTCTCGCCGAGTCGCTCGAGCAGCTCGAGCGCGAGCCGCAGGAGTTCCGCGGCCAGGTCGCCGAGTTCCTCGACGGCCTCATCAGCCACTACGTCCTCGACGGCGGCCGTCTGGTCGTCGCCCACGCCGGCCTCAAGGAAGACCTGCAGGGGCGCGCCTCCGGCAAGGTCCGCGACTTCGCGCTGTTCGGCGAGACCAGCGGCGAGACCGACGAGTTCGGCCTCCCCGTGCGCTACAACTGGGCGGCGGACTACCGCGGCGCCGCGACAGTCGTGTACGGCCACACTCCCGTCCCCGAGCCGGTCTGGCTCAACCGCACGATCTGCATCGACACCGGCTGCGTCTACGGCGGCCGCCTCACCGCGCTGCGCTGGCCGGAGAAGGAGCTGGTGCACGTCGAGGCGCGCCGGATGTACTACGAGCCCTCGAAACCGATCGTGCCGATGGGCACCGGGATGGTGCAGGGCGCGCCGGCCGGCGAGGCGGCTTCTGCCGAACGGCGCCCCTACGACGACCTCCTCGACATCGACGACGTGACCGGCAAGCGCGTCGTCACGACGCGCATCCAGCACACCGTCACCATCCGCGAGGAGAACGCCATCGCGGCGCTCGAGGTGATGAGCCGCTTCGCGATCGATCCGCACTGGCTCATCTACCTGCCACCCACCATGGCGCCGCCCGACACCTGCAAGACCGGCGACCTCCTCGAGCACCCGCGCGAGGTCTTCTCGTGGTTCCGCCACCAGGGCGTGCCGCGCGTCATCTGCGAGGAGAAGCACATGGGCTCGCGCGCGGTCCTCGTCGTCTGCCGCGACGCCGCGACCGCCCGGCGTCGCTTCGGCGTGGCCTCCGGCGACGGCGCCATCTACACGCGCACCGGCCGCCCCTTCTTCCCCGACCCCGCGCAGGAGGGCGAGGTCCTCGACCGAGTGCGCGCCGCGATGCAGAAAGCCGATCTCTGGACCCGTCTCGCGACCGACTGGATCTGCCTCGACGCCGAGATCATGCCGTGGTCCGCCAAGGCGCAGGAGCTCCTGCGCCGCCAGTACGCCCCCGCCGGCGCCTCCGCCCGCGCCTCGCTGCGCGACGCCTTCGAGGCGCTGCGGACGACCGCCGCTCGCCCAGTCGACGCCGACGCCGCCCCCGTCCGAGACCTGCTCGCCCGCTACGAGACCCGCCGCGAGGCCGTAGAGCGCTACATCGAAGCCTACGGCCGCTATTGCTGGCCCGTCACGCGCGTCGCCGATCTCAAGATAGCCCCCTTCCACGTCCTGGCGGGCGAGCGCCGCGTCTACACCGACCAGGACCACCCCTGGCACCTGGAGACCCTCTCCGACCTGTGCCGCGCCGACGAGGGCGGTCTGCTCCAGCCCACCGCGCAGCTCGTCGTCGACCTGACCGACACCGCGAGCGAGCAGGCAGGCACGACCTGGTGGGAAGAGATGACTGCGCGCGGCGGCGAAGGGATGGTCGTCAAGCCGCTCACGTGGCTCACGCGCGGCCGCCGCGGCCTCGTCCAGCCCGCCATCAAATGCCGCGGCCCCGAGTACCTGCGCATCATCTATGGACCCGAGTACACGCTCCCCGAGCACCTCGAGCGCCTCCGCGCCCGCGGCCTGTCGCACAAGCGCTCACTCGCGCTGCGCGAGTTCGCGCTCGGGCTCGAGGCGCTGAATCGGTTCGCCGAGGGTGAGCCGCTGTACCGCGTTCATGAGTGCGTGTTCGGCGTGCTGGCGCTGGAGAGCGAGCCGGTGGATCCGAGGCTGTAGAAGGAGGATCAGAGCGGCTCGGTCATTCCGCGACCCCCCGATCCGGCCTATACTTACCACTCAATCCCATGTCCGCGAATCTTCTGTGGCTGTGCATCCTCGTCGTCATGGCGGGCGCTTTGCTGTTGCGCCGGCGCTACCTGTCTGCCCGCACAGCCCCCGGCCCCGCCGCCAAGGACGCCGCGCCCCCCGACCGGCCGTCCGCCGCCGGCCCGCGGCCGCCGCTGTCGGTGTCGCTGCACAGGCTGGCCTCTGAGCTGACGAGTTTCTACGACGATTCCGCCCAGCCGACCGATCTGCTCACCAACCCCGACTTCGCCCGCGGGGTCGCGCTGTTCACCCGGGAAGAGGCGCCGGTGGACCTGGTGCTGTCCTACGTGACCGGCGACAACTCGGTGATCTCCTGCATGGCGTCGGCGGCACTGAGCGAGAGACACGAAGCGGGGGATGTCGCGGATCGAATCGTCGACGCTGTCGGCGGCATCGGAGGATGGCCGCTCTACTTCGCGCTCCGGTATCTCGAAGGGGCCGTCCCCGCGGGCGAGCCGCTGGTGGGGCGCGTCCTCTCCAAGGCGGGCGAGAGCTGGAACCACCGCGTCGCGCAGCAGATCCTGAAGGACTTCGTGGCACGCCGGACGGCCGCGGGGGAAAGAGCCGCGTTCGGCGCCCACCTGCAAGGGCTGTCGCGCGGGTCCCTCAAGGCGCTGGAGGAGATCCTGAAAAGGCTAGGGCCGGAGGCCGCCCCGCTGCGCGTCGAGTACGAAGACTTCCGGAAGGAGTGGATCGACGTCGACTACCTGGCGGCCGTCGGGACGCTGTGGAGCGCCGACGCCGCCGAGCGCGCTTCGATCATCGAGCACGACGCGCTGCAGGCGGCGGTCGCCCTCCTCGAAGCGTCCTATCTCGCCGAGCGCCCGCGCTCGACCCTCCTGGTCGGCGAGCCGGGTGTCGGCAAGACCGCCATCGCGCGCGCCCTCGCGGCCCGTCTGGGGCGCACCGGCTGGATCGTCTTCCAGGCCGGCGCGGCCGAGCTGCTCGCGGGGCAGATCTACATCGGCGAGTTCGAGAAGCGCATGCAGGAGGTCCTGCGCCACCTGTCCCGGCCGCGGCGCGTGCTGTGGGTCATCCCCGACTTCCCCGCCCTGGCGCTCGCCGGCCGCCACAGTTACAGCCAGGTGGGGGCGCTCGATCTCGTCCTGCCGCTGATCGAGCGCGGGGAGATCACAGTCCTCGGCGAGTGCGAGCCGGCCGCGTACGATCGGCTGGTGCGCGAGAAGCCGCGCTGCACGACCGCCCTGACCGCCCTGCGCATCCAGCCGACATCGCAAGCCGAAACGCTCAGGCTGGCGCGCCGGTGGATGCACAAGCACGCGGGCGCCGGCGACGCGGACGAGGCGGCCGCCCGCGACACCGAAGCGGTCATCCAGGAGGCGGCGCAGCTCGCGCTGCAGTTCCTCGGACACAAGGGGATGCCCGGCAGCCTCCTCGAACTGCTGCGGGTCACGCACGAGCGGCTGACGGCGGGCGCTCCCGCCGGAACCGGTGCTGCGGCCGGCCCCCACGCCCCGATCGCCGTCGACGATCTGATCGTCACGCTGTCCCAGATGACCGGCCTCCCGGTACACATGCTGGACGACCGCGAGGCGCTCGATCTGACCGCGCTGCGGGCGCTATTCGCGGAGCGGGTCAAGGGACAGCCGGAGGCGGTCGACTGCCTGGTGGATCGGGTCGCGATGATCAAGGCGGGGGTGACTGATCCGACGCGCCCCTCGGGTGTGTTCCTGTTCGCCGGCCCGACCGGCACCGGCAAGACCGAGATCGCCAAGACGCTCGCCGAGTTCCTGTTCGGATCCCCCGAGCGGATGATCCGCCTGGACATGAGCGAATTCCAGGCGATCGACAGCCTCGATCGTATCCTCGGCACCATGGAGGAGGGGCGGGGGGATTCGCTCGCCGACCAGGTGCGCCGCCAGCCGTTCTCCGTCGTGCTGCTGGACGAGTTCGAGAAGGCGCACGAGCGCGTCTGGGACATCTTCCTGCAGGTGTTCGACGACGGCCGCCTCACCGACCGGCGCGGCCGGACCGCGGACGTGCGGCACGCCATCATCATCCTGACCTCGAACCTCGGCGGCGCCATCCCGAGCGGCCTCAGCCTCGGATTCTCGGAAGAGCACGGAGGGTTCCGCGCCGGAGTCGTCACCCGCACAATCGCGAAATCCTTCCGCAAGGAGTTCCTCAACCGCATCGACCGCGTGGTCGTCTTTCGGCCGCTCAGCCGCGAGGTGATGCGGCAGATCCTGCAGCGCGAGATGTCGGCCGCCCTGCAGCGCCGCGGCCTGCGCTCGCGCGCCTGGGCGGTGGAGTGGGACGAGAGCACCATCGAATTCCTGCTGACGAAGGGATTCACGGAGGACCTGGGCGCCCGCCCGCTGAAGCGGGCGATCGAGCGCTATCTGCTGGCGCCCCTGGCGACCTCCATCGTGAACCGCGAGGTCCCCGCCGGCGACCAGTTCCTGCTCCTCACCGGCCGCGACGATCGTCTCGACCTCGAATTCATCGACCCCGACGCGCCGCAGGCGGCCGGCGACGTGGTCGTCCCCCTGCCGGCGATCGCGTCCGATGCGCCCGCGCCGCCCGGCTCCGCCCGGACCGGCGCCGATCTCGGAGGGATCGCCCTGCAGCCCGGCGGCCGCCCCGAGGAGGCGGATTTCCTCCGGACGCGGCTCGCCCTCCTCTGCGCCCGCGTCGAGAGCGACGGCTGGAAGCAGGACAAGGCGAAGGCACTCGAAGAGACCGGCCGGCCCGACTTCTGGTCCTCGCCCGGACGATTCGAGATCCTCGGACGCTACGAATACCGCGACCGCATCGAGTCCGGCGTGCAGCGGGCCGGCTCCCTCCTCGGCCGGCTCGCCGGACGCCCCGGCGATCCGCGCAGCCGCTATCCGCGCCACCTGGTCGGCGCCCTGGCCCACAGCCTCTATCTTCTTGAGACCGCCTGCGCCGACGTCGAAGGACAGCGCCCGCGCGAGGCGTTCCTCCTCGTCGAGGCGAAGACCAGCCGCGGCGCTCCCCACCCCGAGACGGACCGCTTCGCCTCGGAGCTCGCGGCGATGTACCGCTCCTGGGCCGCCAAGCGCCGGATGCGCGTGCAGGTGCTCGAGGAGAGGGCCCCCGACGGCCAGCCCTATCGATTCCTCATGGCGGTCAGCGGCTTCGGCGCCTTCTCGATCCTCGCCCCGGAGGACGGCCTGCACGTCCTCGAGCAGCCCGAGGACCGCCCGCATCAGTTCGAGCGCTGCCGCGTCCAGGTCAGCGTCGTCCCCCAGCCGCTCGAACCCGCAGGCGACGCCCCCCGCGCGCTCCGCTCCCAGGCCGAGCGGTCCCTCGAGCAGCACGCCACCCGCAACCTGCGCGTCGTCCGCAGCTACCGCCGTGACCCATCTCCGCTGGTGCGCGACGGCATCCGCCACTACCGCACTGGGCGGATCGATCTCGTGCTGGGCGGGGACTTCGACCTGCTGGGTGGTCGGGCGGGGGCGGAGGAGATGAGCGAGACTACCCTGCCTTCCTGAACACCCCGTAGCGCACCGCGTGCTGATGACCACGCTGCAGATTCTGGCGGCGGAGACTGCTGGGGTGGAGCGTCTCGTTTTCCACACCGGCGGACCAGGAGGCGAGGAAGATTTGAAAGCCGCCATAGACCTGGTCAACGGCAGGCTGGCGACCTCGCGCGCCATCGAAACGCGCAGGCTGATCGGCCAGATCGCCGGGCTGGGCCTGACATGGGGGGTCAGCGACGGAAACTGACCGTCCTCCGAATCGGCGAAAGCCCAGCGCTCTGGAACTCCCTAATCAACGTCACCTGCCGGGCGATTCCTATGGATCTGAACGTTTTGCATCTTCCATTGAATCGCGGGATGGGCGGCAATCCTCGCGGCCTGCTCCGGATTGGCGGGAAAGAGAATCTCGGGTCGCAGCTCTCCCCGCTGGATGGCCTCGACATAATCCCTTTCGCTCGCTTCGAGACTCAGAAGAGGCCCGACGACGGCCCAAACCCTCTCGACGAGTTCGTGGGCGGACGGGACCGCGACAGCGACCAATGGGCGGAGCGACCGTGCGATCTGTGATACGCCCCTCGATCCTCTCGCGGCCGTAGAGCGTCAGCGAACGTTCGAGAACCGCCGAAAGGGCGATGAACAACGCCCGGAACTCCGGCGTCCGCGTGGTCTCAGCCACTCCGCCCGGCAAGTACGCCACGTCCCATAGATCCCGGGGCGCGAAGCGGTCCAGAAGAGCGAGCACCTTGCCGACGACGAGCTCCGTCTGCCCGACGACACGAGCATGCGGTCGATCCAATTCCCCGGGCTGCCAGACAGAGCGGGTCTCCGTGACGGCCAGCGGAAGCCTGAACAGATAATTCATATCCAGCTCGATCCTGTCGTCCTGGCCGAGAACGGATCGGTACGTCAGAAAAAACTTCCTGCCGGCGAAGGAGTCCGCCGACTGCTGTACGCGGTACCCGAGACGCCGCGCGAGATCGGCTGCAGCGCGCTCCACCCGCGGTCGATCCGCGAGCATTCGCTCCCGCTCCAAGTGCGCGATGTAGTTGAAGTCGAGATCGACGGACAGCCTCTGCGGCGGACCAAAGCAGAGGTTCAGGGCGGTACCCCCCTTGAGGGCAAGCGCCTCTCCCAGGAGGGGGTGGCGAGATACGTCGGCGGCCACTTCCCCGAGCCGGACGACCTTCTCGAGCGGGATGATCTGGAATCCGGTCTCGGCGGCGCAGCGCTCCAGATACTCGAGGCTAGGGTTCATCGGCCTCGCCCGGCCGATCAAGAATCGCCGGCAGGATGAGGTTCCACCGCGGCGCCAGCCTGCCCCCTCGACGGCCCCGCTCCAGGTATTGCGGGGAACGTGGACGGTGCCGCTCGATGCGCTCGAGCACGCGATCGGGCACGTGGAAGGATTTTCGGAAGCGCTCCAGGAACCAACCACTCGCTGACCAAAGATTCGCCAGTTTGTAGCGGCGCAGGACCTCCTCGAGCAGATCGAGATCGAGCGTCGGGAAGGCGCTTGCGGAACGCACCAGCTCCTCGAGTCCCCCGGCCAGGGCCGGCCGCCGGAACCCTTCGACCAGCGTCCGCTCCGGACCGGTGGTCACGAGCAGGCGACCCCGCCGCTCGACCCTGCGCGTCGCCAGGTGACGGCCATCCCCGGCCCTCAAGAGCTCGGGGTCATCGAGGAAGCGGATCGTGCTTCCGCCCAGTACCAGCGAACGGCGACGTTTGCGCGTGTAGAGCGTGCACTCCCTCCATGCCGAGTGCGCGACGCCCACGAGCTCGAGGGCGCTATGGTGCGAGAAGACAGCGTCCGACCGGGCGGCCGCCGCCACCATGAAGGGGTCGGGCATAAACCGCCCGGCACGCGTCCCTGAGGGCACGACCGCGTACAGACCGCGGGCCACGAGTTTGACGTGCCCGGATTCGAGGTGGTGCTTCAGCCGCTGCACGGCTCCCGACCGTCCGCGCGGAGGCGCGAGGGCGCTGGCGGCCTCGTCGAGGGAGAAGACCGGGTGGGTGGCAAAGAAGTCGTGGGTTTTCACTTTGCGCTCCGTGTGTCGCCGGGGGACAATCTTCCCCATATCGACTCGGAACGTCAAGTCGTCTTCGACTCGAGACCAATGGATGTCGGCCACACGAATAGAGGCCAAAGGATTCCTTGCGGGGGCGGCAAAGGGGGCAGGATGAACAGAGAAGGATCTACGTCAGGATACGCGCGCGAAGCAAGGGGTTCTTGGGGCTGTCGACAGATAGCGCACAACTCCGCAAGCCGAACGGCAGTATGATTTCGCCCAACCACACCAAGAGGACCCGTGCGCGAAGACGCCCCTCCGCCCGATAAGTCAGCCGAAGCCGGCTACGGCTGGCAGTCAGACCTGCCCACGTTCTACGGCGAGCAGTCACGGGTCGTCCGTGGGCGGCTGAAGGACTTCATCCCCGACGCCGGCACCGAGCAGATCCGCGCCTGGGACGCGTCGATCCCCTGGCTGCAGCGCGAGTGCCGCGAGCTCGTCGACGCCTACGCCCCGGCCAACACCTACACCGCGATCCTCGAATACGAGCTGCCGCGCGAGTCGCGCCGGCCGGACGTCATCATCCTGGAGAACGGCGTCGTGGTCGTCCTCGAGCTGAAGGGGAAGGACACCCCGTCGCAGGCGGACATCGACCAGGTCTTCTGCTATGCCCGCGACCTGCGCAGCTATCACGCCGAATGCGCCGACCGCCCCGTGCACGCCGTCCTCGTGCCGACCCGCGCCGACCGCACTCCCCGCACGCTCGACGGTGTACACGTCGTCGGCCCGGAGGGAGTCGACCGCCTCCCTCCTCGAATGCACCAAGGTTCCGGCCTCGAGTCCCCTCACGCCCGAAGCGTTCCTCCGCCGGGATGCCTACGCTCCCCTCCCCAGCCTGGTGCGCGCGGCGCGCGACCTGTTCGCCCGGGAGCCCCTGCCGAGAATCAAGCGGGCGCGCGCGGCGACCGAGCCTGCCGTCGACCGGGTCACCGAGATTGCGCACCGGGCGGCGGCCACGTCAACGCGGCACCTGGTGCTGCTGACCGGCGTCCCCGGAGCTGGCAAGACCCTCGTCAGTCTCTAGCACATAATCGAGGGCGATTCCCGCTTGTTTTCCTTTGCCTGGGGAGCGCAGACTTGGGGTCACGCTCGCATGAGGATGCGGCACAGTTGCCCCAGCACAGAAAGGCAGCGATGAAGCAACGCGCGCTCGGAATGGCCCTGATCATTACTTGGTGCATGACCTTGCCGCTCCGTGCCGACAGCGTCACGGAGAGGAGCCTGACGCTGCAATTTGTACCTCAGGAAAGCACCGGCTCCAGCGCGCCGACGCTTGCGGGCGGCATGG
The nucleotide sequence above comes from Candidatus Dormiibacterota bacterium. Encoded proteins:
- a CDS encoding AAA family ATPase, giving the protein MSANLLWLCILVVMAGALLLRRRYLSARTAPGPAAKDAAPPDRPSAAGPRPPLSVSLHRLASELTSFYDDSAQPTDLLTNPDFARGVALFTREEAPVDLVLSYVTGDNSVISCMASAALSERHEAGDVADRIVDAVGGIGGWPLYFALRYLEGAVPAGEPLVGRVLSKAGESWNHRVAQQILKDFVARRTAAGERAAFGAHLQGLSRGSLKALEEILKRLGPEAAPLRVEYEDFRKEWIDVDYLAAVGTLWSADAAERASIIEHDALQAAVALLEASYLAERPRSTLLVGEPGVGKTAIARALAARLGRTGWIVFQAGAAELLAGQIYIGEFEKRMQEVLRHLSRPRRVLWVIPDFPALALAGRHSYSQVGALDLVLPLIERGEITVLGECEPAAYDRLVREKPRCTTALTALRIQPTSQAETLRLARRWMHKHAGAGDADEAAARDTEAVIQEAAQLALQFLGHKGMPGSLLELLRVTHERLTAGAPAGTGAAAGPHAPIAVDDLIVTLSQMTGLPVHMLDDREALDLTALRALFAERVKGQPEAVDCLVDRVAMIKAGVTDPTRPSGVFLFAGPTGTGKTEIAKTLAEFLFGSPERMIRLDMSEFQAIDSLDRILGTMEEGRGDSLADQVRRQPFSVVLLDEFEKAHERVWDIFLQVFDDGRLTDRRGRTADVRHAIIILTSNLGGAIPSGLSLGFSEEHGGFRAGVVTRTIAKSFRKEFLNRIDRVVVFRPLSREVMRQILQREMSAALQRRGLRSRAWAVEWDESTIEFLLTKGFTEDLGARPLKRAIERYLLAPLATSIVNREVPAGDQFLLLTGRDDRLDLEFIDPDAPQAAGDVVVPLPAIASDAPAPPGSARTGADLGGIALQPGGRPEEADFLRTRLALLCARVESDGWKQDKAKALEETGRPDFWSSPGRFEILGRYEYRDRIESGVQRAGSLLGRLAGRPGDPRSRYPRHLVGALAHSLYLLETACADVEGQRPREAFLLVEAKTSRGAPHPETDRFASELAAMYRSWAAKRRMRVQVLEERAPDGQPYRFLMAVSGFGAFSILAPEDGLHVLEQPEDRPHQFERCRVQVSVVPQPLEPAGDAPRALRSQAERSLEQHATRNLRVVRSYRRDPSPLVRDGIRHYRTGRIDLVLGGDFDLLGGRAGAEEMSETTLPS
- a CDS encoding polynucleotide kinase-phosphatase, encoding MKLELPALSLVALVGPSGCGKSTFAARHFKPTEVLSSDFCRGLASDDENDQAATKDAFEILYFIARKRLAAGRLVVVDATNVRAEDRKRLIDLAREYHVVPVAIVFDVPEAVCHERNATRPNRDFGRHVVRQQAQSLRRSLRNLGREGFRRVTILKTQEEIDALTIERVPLWVDRRSDSGPFDIIGDVHGCHDELVDLLTRLGYVIEEGGQVARHPEGRKAVFLGDLVDRGPGVPSVLRLAMGSVGAGTALCVPGNHDIKLMRKLRGRDVRITHGLAESLEQLEREPQEFRGQVAEFLDGLISHYVLDGGRLVVAHAGLKEDLQGRASGKVRDFALFGETSGETDEFGLPVRYNWAADYRGAATVVYGHTPVPEPVWLNRTICIDTGCVYGGRLTALRWPEKELVHVEARRMYYEPSKPIVPMGTGMVQGAPAGEAASAERRPYDDLLDIDDVTGKRVVTTRIQHTVTIREENAIAALEVMSRFAIDPHWLIYLPPTMAPPDTCKTGDLLEHPREVFSWFRHQGVPRVICEEKHMGSRAVLVVCRDAATARRRFGVASGDGAIYTRTGRPFFPDPAQEGEVLDRVRAAMQKADLWTRLATDWICLDAEIMPWSAKAQELLRRQYAPAGASARASLRDAFEALRTTAARPVDADAAPVRDLLARYETRREAVERYIEAYGRYCWPVTRVADLKIAPFHVLAGERRVYTDQDHPWHLETLSDLCRADEGGLLQPTAQLVVDLTDTASEQAGTTWWEEMTARGGEGMVVKPLTWLTRGRRGLVQPAIKCRGPEYLRIIYGPEYTLPEHLERLRARGLSHKRSLALREFALGLEALNRFAEGEPLYRVHECVFGVLALESEPVDPRL
- a CDS encoding nucleotidyl transferase AbiEii/AbiGii toxin family protein, which produces MNPSLEYLERCAAETGFQIIPLEKVVRLGEVAADVSRHPLLGEALALKGGTALNLCFGPPQRLSVDLDFNYIAHLERERMLADRPRVERAAADLARRLGYRVQQSADSFAGRKFFLTYRSVLGQDDRIELDMNYLFRLPLAVTETRSVWQPGELDRPHARVVGQTELVVGKVLALLDRFAPRDLWDVAYLPGGVAETTRTPEFRALFIALSAVLERSLTLYGRERIEGRITDRTVAPPIGRCRGPVRPRTRREGLGRRRASSESRSERKGLCRGHPAGRAATRDSLSRQSGAGREDCRPSRDSMEDAKRSDP